Genomic window (Desulfuromonas sp.):
GGTAGACGGTCTCTCCGCCGGTCACCGTGGAAGGATCGAAGGTCTCCCCCTTCTCCTCGGCGAGGTGGCGCTTCCAGCCGATGACCTGCTCCTTGGAGAGCTTCAACTCCTGGACGACCCCCTCGACGGTCGCCTGCCGGCCTCGGGCCTCCATGGGAAAAACGATCTCGCCGTCGGTGACCTTGACCTGGATTTTCTCGAAGGGACGGTCGCTGGCCAATTCGATCCAGCAGCCGCGCTTGGGACAGACCTCGACCACGGT
Coding sequences:
- a CDS encoding DUF4920 domain-containing protein, whose amino-acid sequence is MKRQLFLLILVALFLAVPAFAGEARTYGKGITLTETSKVSEILEHPEAFIGKTVKVRGTVVEVCPKRGCWIELASDRPFEKIQVKVTDGEIVFPMEARGRQATVEGVVQELKLSKEQVIGWKRHLAEEKGETFDPSTVTGGETVYRIRGLGAAIDQ